A genome region from Trichosurus vulpecula isolate mTriVul1 chromosome 5, mTriVul1.pri, whole genome shotgun sequence includes the following:
- the GDF11 gene encoding growth/differentiation factor 11 — MVPAAPVLFCLLLLALELRPRGEAAEGPAAGGERGTQASEEPEGCPVCVWRQHSKELRLESIKSQILSKLRLKEAPNISREVVKQLLPKAPPLQEILDLHDFQGDALQPEDFLEEDEYHATTETVISMAQETDPAVQTDGSPHCCHFHFSPKVMFTKVLKAQLWVYLRPVPRPATVYLQILRLKPLGGEGTAGSGGGGRRHIRIRSLKIELHSRSGHWQSIDFKQVLHSWFRQPQSNWGIEINAFDPSGTDLAVTSLGPGAEGLHPFMELHVLENTKRSRRNLGLDCDEHSSESRCCRYPLTVDFEAFGWDWIIAPKRYKANYCSGQCEYMFMQKYPHTHLVQQANPRGSAGPCCTPTKMSPINMLYFNDKQQIIYGKIPGMVVDRCGCS; from the exons atGGTGCCCGCGGCCCCAGTGCTCTTCTGCCTCCTGCTCCTCGCCCTGGAGCTGCGGCCCCGGGGGGAGGCGGCCGAGGGCCCGGCGGCCGGCGGGGAGCGCGGGACCCAGGCGTCCGAGGAGCCGGAGGGCTGCCCGGTGTGCGTGTGGCGCCAGCACAGCAAGGAGCTGAGACTGGAGAGCATCAAGTCGCAGATcctgagcaaactgaggctcaaggaagcGCCCAACATCAGCCGCGAGGTAGTGAAGCAGCTCCTGCCCAAGGCGCCCCCCCTGCAGGAGATACTGGACCTACACGACTTCCAAGGCGACGCGCTGCAGCCCGaggacttcctggaggaggacgAGTACCACGCCACCACGGAGACAGTCATCAGCATGGCCCAGGAAA cGGACCCTGCCGTGCAGACAGATGGCAGCCCCCATTGTTGCCACTTCCACTTCAGCCCCAAAGTGATGTTCACAAAGGTGCTGAAGGCCCAGCTGTGGGTGTACTTGAGGCCAGTACCACGCCCTGCCACCGTCTACCTGCAAATCCTTCGTCTCAAGCCCCTCGGTGGGGAAGGAACTGCgggaagtgggggtggagggcgACGCCACATCCGGATCCGATCCCTCAAGATCGAGTTGCACTCAAGATCTGGCCACTGGCAGAGCATTGACTTCAAGCAGGTGCTGCACAGTTGGTTCCGCCAGCCACAAAGTAACTGGGGCATTGAGATCAACGCTTTCGATCCCAGTGGCACTGACCTGGCTGTTACCTCCCTGGGGCCAGGGGCTGAAGGGCTG CACCCATTCATGGAGCTTCACGTGCTGGAGAATACAAAACGATCCAGGAGGAATCTTGGCCTCGACTGTGATGAGCACTCAAGTGAGTCCCGCTGCTGCCGATACCCGCTCACCGTGGACTTTGAGGCCTTCGGCTGGGACTGGATCATCGCGCCCAAACGCTACAAGGCCAACTACTGTTCTGGCCAGTGCGAGTATATGTTCATGCAGAAGTACCCACATACCCACCTGGTGCAGCAGGCTAATCCCCGAGGCTCAGCTGGGCCTTGTTGTACTCCCACCAAAATGTCCCCCATCAACATGCTCTATTTTAACGATAAGCAGCAGATTATCTACGGCAAGATCCCCGGCATGGTGGTGGATCGCTGTGGCTGCTCTTAA
- the CD63 gene encoding CD63 antigen has translation MAVEGGMKCVKFLLYILVLAFLACAVGLIVVGVAVHFTLNQTIPIGSTAGSVVPVVIIVLGTFLFLVAFLGCCATCKENYCLMTTFAIFLSLIILVEVAAAIAGYVFRDKVKSEFEKGFRDEMKEYEKNNNTARFLDELQKDFKCCGATNYTDWEQVPQMPKNRVPDSCCVNSTEGCGIGFKPSDINQRGCVEEIGNWLKHKALVLAGVALGVTFVEILGVVFACCLMKSIRSGYEVM, from the exons ATGGCAGTAGAAGGAGGAATGAAATGTGTCAAGTTTCTCCTCTATATCTTAGTGTTGGCCTTTTTG GCCTGCGCTGTGGGGCTGATTGTGGTGGGCGTGGCAGTCCACTTCACCTTGAACCAGACCATACCCATTGGGTCCACCGCAGGCTCTGTGGTGCCTGTTGTCATCATAGTCCTGGGTACCTTCCTCTTTCTTGTGGCCTTTTTGGGCTGTTGTGCTACCTGTAAGGAGAATTACTGTCTTATGACCACG tTTGCCATCTTTCTGTCCCTCATTATACTAGTAGAGGTGGCTGCAGCCATTGCTGGATATGTCTTCAGGGACAAG GTGAAGTCAGAGTTTGAAAAGGGTTTCCGGGATGAGATGAAGGAGTATGAGAAAAATAACAACACAGCGAGGTTCTTGGATGAGTTGCAAAAAGAC tTTAAATGCTGTGGGGCAACGAACTATACAGACTGGGAGCAAGTGCCCCAAATGCCCAAGAACAGGGTCCCTGACTCTTGTTGTGTCAATAGCACCGAAGGCTGTGGAATTGGCTTCAAACCTTCGGACATTAACCAGCGG GGCTGTGTGGAGGAGATCGGAAATTGGCTAAAGCACAAAGCTTTGGTGCTGGCGGGTGTAGCACTGGGTGTCACATTTGTGGAG ATTCTGGGAGTTGTCTTTGCCTGCTGCCTCATGAAGAGTATCAGAAGTGGCTATGAGGTGATGTAG
- the RDH5 gene encoding retinol dehydrogenase 5, producing the protein MWLLLLLGTLLWGLLWFLRDRLVLPPSDGFILITGCDSGFGRHLALRLDRRGFRVLACCLTTTGAENLKRAASPRLCTTLLDVTDAQNIQQVAEWVGTFVGDRGLFGLVNNAGITGIIGPTPWLNLEDYRRVLEVNTLGPIGVTLALLPLLQRAQGRIINITSVLGRLAANGGGYCVSKYGLEAFSDSLRRDTAPFGVRVSIVEPGFFRTAVTNLECLEGVLQSSWKRLSPATQASYGDSFLPKYLKIQRLIMNLICDGDLGKVGSCVEHALTARYPRTRYSPGWDAKLLWLPASYLPASLVDAILTCVLPKPAHMVG; encoded by the exons ATGTGGCTGCTCCTGCTTCTTGGGACCCTGCTTTGGGGATTACTGTGGTTCCTTCGAGACCGGCTAGTGCTACCCCCCAGTGATGGCTTCATACTCATCACCGGCTGTGACTCAGGCTTTGGCCGGCACCTGGCACTTCGGCTGGACAGAAGAGGCTTCCGAGTTTTGGCCTGTTGTCTAACAACCACAGGGGCAGAAAACTTGAAGCGGGCTGCTTCTCCTCGACTCTGCACCACACTCCTGGATGTCACTGATGCCCAAAACATCCAGCAAGTGGCTGAGTGGGTGGGGACATTCGTGGGAGATCGAG GGCTCTTTGGGCTGGTGAATAACGCAGGCATCACTGGGATCATCGGCCCTACCCCATGGCTGAATCTGGAGGATTACCGGAGAGTGCTGGAAGTGAACACACTGGGTCCCATCGGAGTTACCCTAGCCCTGCTGCCCTTGCTACAACGGGCACAGGGTCGAATCATCAACATCACCAGCGTCCTGGGCCGTCTGGCTGCCAATGGGGGTGGCTACTGTGTCTCTAAATACGGTCTGGAGGCCTTTTCTGACAGCCTAcg ACGGGACACAGCTCCCTTCGGGGTACGGGTCTCTATCGTGGAACCAGGCTTCTTCCGCACAGCAGTGACCAACTTGGAGTGTTTGGAGGGGGTACTTCAGTCCTCCTGGAAACGGTTGTCTCCTGCCACTCAAGCCAGCTATGGGGACAGCTTCCTCCCTAAGT ACTTGAAGATACAACGGCTCATCATGAACCTGATCTGTGATGGGGACCTGGGCAAAGTGGGCAGCTGTGTGGAGCACGCACTGACTGCCCGCTACCCCCGAACGAGATACAGTCCCGGATGGGATGCCAAATTGCTCTGGCTGCCTGCCTCCTACCTACCTGCCAGCCTAGTAGACGCTATACTCACTTGTGTTCTTCCCAAACCTGCCCACATGGTCGGCTGA
- the BLOC1S1 gene encoding biogenesis of lysosome-related organelles complex 1 subunit 1, translated as MLSRLLKEHQAKQNERKELQEKRRREAIAAATCLTEALVDHLNVGVAQAYVNQRKLDHEVKTLQVQAAQFAKQTGQWIGMVENFNQALKEIGDVENWARSIELDMRTIATALEYVYKGQLQPAPS; from the exons ATGCTGTCCCGCCTGCTGAAGGAGCACCAAGCGAAGCAGAACGAGCGCAAGGAGCTGCAGG AGAAACGGAGGCGAGAAGCCATAGCTGCTGCGACCTGCCTGACGGAAGCCTTGGTGGACCACCTCAATGTTGG TGTGGCCCAGGCCTATGTCAATCAGAGGAAGCTAGACCACGAAGTGAAGACTCTCCAGGTCCAGGCCGCACAGTTTGCCAAGCAGACAGGCCAGTGGATTGGGATGGTGGAAAACTTCAACCAGGCACTCAAG GAAATTGGAGATGTGGAGAACTGGGCTCGGAGCATTGAGCTAGACATGAGGACAATTGCCACAGCTCTGGAATATGTCTACAAGGGGCAGCTGCAGCCAGCCCCCTCCtag